A stretch of DNA from Anopheles nili chromosome 2, idAnoNiliSN_F5_01, whole genome shotgun sequence:
aaaaaaaactccatccGGTCGCCCTTTTTGCGCATACGCCGATCGTCTTCAGTGCTACGGGGATCACATCCCCAGTGGTTCGAAGAACCGCGTAAAAGCTTCTTGTCGCTATCGAGTAATGATTATGATTTGTTGCTACAGTCATCTACAGTTTAATTCATGTTAAAAACTTTCACACCATTGTTTCGAACTGTTTGTCTGTGGGTAGTTTTGTCACAAAAATGTCCTGTACGTAGGATATAAATTCGATTTTCCAAAAAGTAACGGTTTTACGATTTTGATTCTAGCTacttgaaaatgaaaacaataataaacatttttaagcCTCTTAAGCTTTATCGTGGTATTGGCGAGTACTTGTAGAAAAATTACCAAGGGTAAAgctaaacgaaaaaaatctaGTTTCAAAGGCCAATAGAATTTGTCGTCGAAAAATCAGAACGTTGTGGATCTGCACGCAAAAGTCGTTCATCAAGGTAGGTAAGCGTGACTAGGGCTTTAAGTAAACTCTATGCAACAGGACTTTGTGCTGCTTCGCGCAGCTTTCGTTATCGTAACTTCGTTCCATGCATCATCCATCATCTCGTAGTAGCTGTAGCGTAGCATGTTAAAGGGTATATGGGTCATGGTACCAGCAAGGAACAAAAGCTCTACAATTTACACCAGCTTCGAGGTGTGTTTCACTTCGCACTATGTATATTGTCTTTGTCGAAGGGATTAAGTTTTCTTGGTTTTTGGATCGGTTTGAGCACAAGATGAATCGCATTTAATCGGATCGGGAGTGTTGGTTTCAATTGAGTGCATGTGAGAGTGCATTTAAGCGCTGCTGCACAGACGGTTGGCAGTCTGGAAGATCTCTCCCGCGTTTACTGCCCTTTTTTAAGGGCGCCACGTGCTCTCCAGGCTTTGATCAGATTCCAGGCAAAGAACAGCGAGAAAAAGTGCACCTGGAAGGCCATTAGCACGAACCCGTACCACAGCAGCCCGTACGGATAGCCCTACGAAAAAGGAGTCAAAATAAAGTCACGTCAGCGTGGTGTGCGGGTGAGTGATATGCGTGAATTGTGGGTAGATAGGGAAACGACGCACGAGAGACCACGTGCAAGATTCAATCGGACAGTAAGGTACGAGTGTGCAATTGTGATGTAAGTTAGATGCAAAGCGTAgcacaaggaaaaaaagggatttcaaacgagtgaaagagaatgagaaaagaatggaaagaaggaaaggaaaataagTTGATATTTGCTCCACCGGGCGGTATATCGTTGCCAATCGGTACTAACAATTACCTGCCAGACGAAAATGTCGGTATCGTCTAGATCGGTACCCTCCTCCAGGTTGAGGTACTCGAGCACATCGTCCAGATAGTAAATGATGCAGTACAGCAGTGGCACGAAGGCCACCGTACTTATACCAACCATATACTTTTTCATGTCGTTCACTCGATTGCCACGGATTGCCGCCAGTCCAATGAAGGAGAGAAACACGGACAGACACCAGAAATATTCCCACCACAGTGGGGGCGGTATCTGCAGCTCCTCTATTTCCAGTATAAATATATCGAGTCGGTCTAAGATATCAGCGGACAGTTTGACTAGCATCACGAAGAACAGCAGATAGTGGAAGAAAATGCAATACTTTAACCGTGATTTATTGAGTGCGCTAAAAAGAAACGATAGAGAAAGAGTTAATTTTACTGTCCCATCAGAATGTCATTGGTCGATACATAGCCTGCCGCAAAACACTTTAAAATGACCTAAAAACTTGGAAGGTACCATTGATGCCCGGGGTTGCGTCAATAAGACGTGCATTTCGTTCGCGGTTCAAAATAAACCCGCCCGTGATTCGTGGATGCGATAAAGGAGAATCGACGCTTGAGGCATCAAAACAAACTT
This window harbors:
- the LOC128722031 gene encoding protein jagunal isoform X2, with the protein product MASRGGPMVLGTDGTDFEHRQRVAAHYQISALNKSRLKYCIFFHYLLFFVMLVKLSADILDRLDIFILEIEELQIPPPLWWEYFWCLSVFLSFIGLAAIRGNRVNDMKKYMVGISTVAFVPLLYCIIYYLDDVLEYLNLEEGTDLDDTDIFVWQGYPYGLLWYGFVLMAFQVHFFSLFFAWNLIKAWRARGALKKGQ
- the LOC128722031 gene encoding protein jagunal isoform X1 is translated as MASRGGPMVLGTDGTDFEHRQRVAAHYQISALNKSRLKYCIFFHYLLFFVMLVKLSADILDRLDIFILEIEELQIPPPLWWEYFWCLSVFLSFIGLAAIRGNRVNDMKKYMVGISTVAFVPLLYCIIYYLDDVLEYLNLEEGTDLDDTDIFVWQVIGYPYGLLWYGFVLMAFQVHFFSLFFAWNLIKAWRARGALKKGQ